In a genomic window of Acidobacteriota bacterium:
- a CDS encoding TonB-dependent receptor, whose translation MNRLHGWRQACALALVSFLFLPTTAAAQGGTSGLVGTVADQQAAAIPGAMVILTSAATGAVRETVTGPAGGYQFLSLPPGTYTLRVELEGFRTVLAEGLQLTVDTTQRLDVKMEIGGIAETVQVTAETTVVNTTDSSLGNVIAGTQIRELPLEGRNVVGLLSLQPGVVYVPPTAVTDARSGAVSGARADQSNVTLDGIDVNDNQFQDAFTSVLRVTLDSVQEFRVTTSNYGADQGRSSGAQVSLVTRGGTNVYQGSAYWVHRNTATSSTPYFTKLSQLGAGQEAVPPKLNKHIYGGSFGGPVKRDRLFFFGNFEGLKELSESPVYRDVPSMSLRDGVLIYQCANPALCPGGAVQGFSNTHQVPAGFYGLTPAELARIDPLNIGPSRAASQYWSQYPVPNDPGIDGRNRVGYRFNSPIENLFRTYIGRADYRATSNQSFFGRFNYQDDEIATAPQFPGQPPATTRTVKNWGFAVGHDWVLSQNAVNTLRYGYTLIDNDVIGQLKGNFSQFRFLSSFEPTTSSNGREVGTHNILNDFSWIKGSHTIKAGTNIRFTRNNRYTNANSWHSATANGSWVSGVGRRYMPGGACPAPADCSGLPAVASGGQGAYGDSFIVVMGILSQATAQYNYNIDGSVITLGEPTTRLYAADEYEFYIQDSWKLGEKLTVTGGLRYSLFSPPYEANGVQVAPNVSLGEWFNERERNMQAGIPSNASPLISIVPSGPKNNGRGFYEWDKNNFAPRVSFAWTPTLKDVLRGGYSLVYDRIGSGLATQFDAGGSFGLSSNISSTFGQPYELNPDVRFTAVNSIPLSTLPSAPPAGFPATPPVGANEITNSLDDTIVTPYSHVFNLVYGRDIGRNFGVEVAYVGRRGRNQLVRRDLAMPLNLVDPRSGADYFTAARQIIDATASISPNAPASAYTGLGPVAYWENLFPGAAGGGLTATQSIAQLFNEVRPDWITALWLMDQLCFPECSIYGPYAYFSEQYGALAATSTIGRSEYDALQLTFRKRFSQGYQFDLNYTYARAKDHGSSVEQGASFGQGGLGGYSGFLINSWDPDLQYSYSDYDIRHQINVNGITELPFGRGKRWGSNMPGWANAVVGDWSVSGIWRWTSGLPFNVLNCRLCWATNWNLQGNSELVNPGQLPATGVVKDKIGGRPSAFLDPADALTYFRNPYPGEVGFRNLLRGDGYLNIDFSVSKSWSLPFNHRLRFRWDTFNVTNTPRFDTGAVSMTPDQTTTFGRYNDTFGTCDRAAGRCMQFNLRYEF comes from the coding sequence ATGAATCGTCTTCATGGCTGGAGGCAGGCCTGCGCGCTGGCTCTGGTCTCGTTCCTGTTCCTGCCCACGACGGCCGCTGCGCAAGGTGGAACGTCGGGTCTCGTGGGTACCGTCGCCGACCAGCAGGCCGCGGCGATTCCCGGCGCCATGGTCATCCTGACGAGCGCGGCCACCGGGGCCGTCCGCGAGACGGTGACCGGCCCAGCCGGGGGCTACCAGTTCCTGTCGCTCCCGCCCGGCACGTACACGCTGCGGGTGGAGCTCGAGGGCTTCCGGACCGTCCTCGCCGAGGGGCTGCAGCTCACGGTCGACACGACGCAGCGCCTCGACGTGAAGATGGAGATTGGCGGCATCGCCGAAACGGTGCAGGTCACGGCCGAAACGACCGTGGTCAACACCACCGACTCGAGCCTCGGGAACGTCATCGCGGGCACGCAGATCCGGGAACTGCCCCTCGAGGGCCGCAACGTGGTCGGCCTGCTGAGTCTGCAGCCGGGCGTGGTCTATGTCCCGCCGACCGCGGTGACCGACGCGCGCTCGGGCGCCGTCAGCGGCGCGCGTGCCGACCAGTCGAACGTCACGCTCGACGGCATCGACGTCAACGACAACCAGTTCCAGGATGCGTTCACGTCGGTGCTGCGCGTCACGCTCGACTCGGTCCAGGAGTTCCGCGTGACCACGAGCAACTACGGCGCCGATCAGGGCCGGTCGAGCGGCGCGCAGGTGTCGCTCGTCACGCGCGGCGGCACCAACGTGTACCAGGGCTCGGCCTACTGGGTGCACCGGAACACGGCCACCTCGTCAACGCCCTACTTCACCAAGCTCTCGCAGCTCGGCGCGGGCCAGGAGGCGGTGCCGCCCAAGCTGAACAAGCACATCTACGGCGGATCGTTCGGCGGCCCCGTCAAGCGCGACCGGCTGTTCTTCTTCGGCAACTTCGAGGGGCTGAAGGAGCTCAGCGAGTCGCCGGTCTACCGCGACGTGCCGTCGATGTCGCTTCGTGACGGCGTGCTGATTTACCAGTGCGCCAACCCGGCGCTGTGCCCGGGAGGGGCGGTGCAAGGATTCAGCAACACGCACCAGGTGCCGGCGGGTTTCTACGGCCTGACACCAGCGGAACTGGCTCGTATCGATCCGCTCAACATCGGACCGAGCCGGGCGGCGTCGCAGTACTGGAGCCAGTACCCCGTGCCGAACGATCCGGGCATCGACGGCCGGAACCGCGTCGGCTACCGGTTCAACTCGCCCATCGAGAACCTGTTCCGGACCTACATCGGCCGCGCCGACTACCGCGCCACGAGCAACCAGTCGTTCTTCGGCCGCTTCAACTACCAGGACGACGAAATTGCCACCGCACCGCAGTTCCCCGGCCAGCCGCCCGCCACGACGCGGACCGTGAAGAACTGGGGCTTTGCGGTAGGACACGACTGGGTGCTCAGCCAGAACGCGGTGAACACGCTGCGCTACGGCTACACGCTCATCGACAACGACGTGATCGGGCAGTTGAAGGGCAACTTCTCGCAGTTCCGCTTCCTCTCAAGCTTCGAGCCGACGACCTCGTCGAACGGGCGCGAGGTCGGCACTCACAACATCCTGAACGACTTCTCGTGGATCAAGGGCAGCCACACCATCAAGGCCGGCACGAACATCCGCTTCACGCGCAACAACCGCTACACGAACGCGAACTCCTGGCACAGCGCGACCGCCAACGGCTCGTGGGTGTCGGGCGTCGGGCGCCGGTACATGCCCGGCGGCGCGTGCCCGGCGCCGGCCGACTGCAGCGGCCTGCCCGCGGTGGCCTCCGGCGGCCAGGGCGCGTACGGCGACTCGTTCATCGTCGTGATGGGGATCCTCTCTCAGGCGACCGCCCAGTACAACTACAACATCGACGGGTCGGTCATTACGCTCGGTGAGCCAACGACCCGTCTGTACGCGGCCGACGAGTACGAGTTCTACATCCAGGACTCGTGGAAGCTCGGCGAGAAGCTGACGGTGACCGGAGGGCTGCGCTACAGCCTGTTCTCGCCGCCGTACGAGGCCAACGGCGTGCAGGTCGCGCCGAACGTGAGTCTCGGCGAGTGGTTCAACGAGCGCGAGCGCAACATGCAGGCGGGCATCCCGTCGAACGCCAGTCCGCTCATCAGCATCGTGCCGTCGGGCCCGAAGAACAACGGCCGGGGCTTCTACGAGTGGGACAAGAACAACTTCGCGCCGCGCGTGAGCTTCGCGTGGACGCCCACGCTGAAGGACGTGCTCCGCGGGGGCTACTCCCTCGTCTACGACCGGATCGGGTCGGGTCTTGCCACGCAGTTCGACGCCGGCGGCTCCTTCGGATTGTCGTCCAACATCTCGAGCACCTTCGGCCAGCCGTACGAGCTGAACCCCGACGTCCGCTTCACCGCCGTCAACTCGATTCCGTTGAGCACGCTGCCCTCGGCACCGCCGGCTGGCTTCCCGGCCACACCGCCGGTGGGTGCCAACGAGATCACGAACAGCCTCGACGATACGATCGTGACGCCGTACTCGCATGTATTCAACCTGGTGTACGGCCGTGACATCGGGCGCAACTTCGGCGTCGAGGTCGCGTACGTCGGCCGCCGCGGTCGCAACCAGCTCGTGCGGCGCGACCTCGCGATGCCGTTGAACCTCGTCGACCCGCGCTCGGGTGCCGACTACTTCACGGCGGCGCGCCAGATCATCGACGCGACGGCGAGCATCTCGCCGAACGCCCCGGCGTCGGCGTACACCGGCCTCGGCCCCGTGGCGTACTGGGAGAACCTCTTCCCCGGCGCCGCCGGAGGGGGGCTCACCGCGACGCAGTCCATTGCTCAGCTCTTCAACGAGGTCCGGCCCGACTGGATCACGGCCCTCTGGTTGATGGACCAGTTGTGCTTCCCGGAGTGCAGCATCTACGGGCCCTACGCCTACTTTTCTGAGCAGTACGGCGCCCTCGCGGCGACGAGCACCATCGGACGGTCGGAATACGATGCGCTGCAGCTGACGTTCCGCAAGCGGTTCAGCCAGGGCTACCAGTTCGATCTGAACTACACCTATGCCCGCGCGAAGGACCACGGTTCGTCGGTCGAGCAGGGCGCGTCGTTCGGCCAGGGCGGACTCGGCGGGTACTCGGGCTTCCTGATCAACTCGTGGGATCCCGACCTGCAGTACTCGTATTCGGACTACGACATCAGGCACCAAATCAACGTGAACGGCATCACCGAGCTGCCGTTCGGCCGCGGCAAGAGGTGGGGCAGCAACATGCCCGGGTGGGCGAACGCGGTCGTCGGCGACTGGTCCGTCTCGGGCATCTGGCGCTGGACGAGCGGGCTGCCGTTCAACGTGCTGAACTGCCGGCTCTGCTGGGCCACCAACTGGAACCTCCAGGGCAACTCCGAGTTGGTGAACCCAGGACAGCTCCCGGCCACCGGCGTCGTGAAGGACAAGATCGGCGGGCGGCCTTCGGCCTTCCTCGATCCGGCCGACGCGTTGACGTACTTCCGGAACCCGTACCCCGGCGAGGTCGGCTTCCGCAACCTGCTGCGCGGCGATGGCTACCTCAACATCGACTTCAGCGTCAGCAAGTCGTGGAGTCTGCCGTTCAACCACCGGCTGCGCTTCCGGTGGGACACCTTCAACGTGACGAACACGCCGCGCTTCGACACGGGCGCCGTGTCGATGACGCCTGATCAGACCACCACGTTCGGCCGCTACAACGACACGTTCGGCACGTGCGACCGCGCGGCCGGCCGCTGTATGCAGTTCAACCTGCGCTACGAGTTCTAA
- a CDS encoding ATP-grasp domain-containing protein, with the protein MKPLRVLALMHHNLVPPDDVSGYDVTSVDWKMEFDVAETLRTMGHDVRQLGVEDDLGVVRKSVADWQPHIVFNLLESFHGVGVFDQNVVSFLELLRVPYTGCNPRGLMLSRDKALSKTLLAYHRIPVPEFLVVRMGRKVRRPKRLEFPLIVKSLTQEASIGISRASVVEDDEKLVERVRFIHESIGTDAIVERYVDGREVYVGLLGNQRLQVFPVWELRFDRMPEDGRLIMTDRAKWNAKYQKKYGIMTGPADLDDAHRAQIQRLAKRVFRTLDLSGYARLDLRLDAQGRVYVLEANPNPQLAYGEDFAESAEHGGLSYEALLQKILNCGLTWRPDRLG; encoded by the coding sequence ATGAAGCCTCTGCGCGTGCTCGCGCTCATGCACCACAACCTCGTCCCGCCCGACGACGTGTCGGGCTACGACGTGACCAGCGTCGACTGGAAGATGGAGTTCGACGTCGCCGAAACGCTGCGCACGATGGGGCACGACGTGCGGCAGCTCGGCGTCGAGGACGACCTGGGCGTCGTCCGGAAGTCGGTCGCCGACTGGCAGCCGCACATCGTCTTCAACCTGCTCGAGTCGTTCCACGGCGTCGGCGTCTTCGACCAGAACGTGGTGAGCTTCCTCGAGCTGCTCCGCGTGCCCTACACGGGCTGCAATCCGCGCGGGCTGATGCTCTCGCGCGACAAGGCGCTCTCGAAGACGCTGCTCGCGTACCACCGCATCCCCGTGCCCGAGTTCCTGGTGGTGCGGATGGGACGCAAGGTGCGGCGGCCGAAGCGGCTCGAGTTCCCGCTCATCGTGAAGTCGCTGACGCAGGAGGCCTCGATCGGCATCTCGCGCGCGTCGGTCGTGGAAGACGACGAGAAGCTCGTCGAGCGCGTGCGTTTCATCCACGAGAGCATCGGCACCGACGCGATCGTCGAGCGGTATGTCGACGGGCGCGAGGTCTACGTCGGCCTGCTCGGCAACCAGCGGCTGCAGGTGTTTCCCGTGTGGGAGCTCCGCTTCGATCGCATGCCCGAGGACGGCCGCCTGATCATGACCGACCGCGCGAAGTGGAATGCGAAGTACCAGAAGAAGTACGGCATCATGACCGGCCCGGCCGACCTCGACGACGCGCACCGGGCGCAGATCCAGCGGCTGGCGAAGCGCGTGTTCCGGACGCTCGATCTGAGCGGCTATGCGCGGCTCGACCTGCGGCTCGACGCGCAGGGGCGCGTCTACGTGCTCGAGGCGAACCCGAACCCGCAGCTGGCGTACGGGGAGGACTTCGCCGAGTCGGCCGAGCACGGCGGGCTGTCGTACGAGGCGCTGCTGCAGAAGATCCTGAACTGCGGGCTCACGTGGCGCCCGGATCGGCTGGGATGA
- a CDS encoding Crp/Fnr family transcriptional regulator, which yields MTPPTPLDLLRRTPIFRRLAPDDLARVAAVSRVADYPRGAPVFREGDPSDFFYVVTAGRVKVFKATAAGKDVILEIFGVGDPLGAVAVYEGWPFPASAATIEPATCVLIPRRDFFGLLEAHPTLVRGLLLGLTHRLIELQNRLVELTGGRVEPRFARLFLKLAKESGRDERGGTFVPLALSRQELADMTGTTIETAIRIMSRWGKQQLVRTEKDGFVVVDLDRLEELSFE from the coding sequence GTGACGCCCCCGACCCCCCTCGACCTCCTGCGGCGAACGCCCATCTTCCGCCGCCTCGCCCCGGACGACCTCGCCCGCGTGGCGGCGGTCTCGCGCGTGGCCGACTATCCGCGCGGCGCGCCCGTCTTCCGCGAGGGCGACCCGTCCGACTTCTTCTACGTCGTCACGGCCGGTCGCGTGAAGGTCTTCAAGGCCACCGCCGCCGGCAAGGATGTCATCCTCGAGATCTTCGGCGTCGGCGACCCGCTCGGCGCCGTGGCCGTGTACGAAGGGTGGCCGTTTCCGGCCTCGGCTGCCACCATCGAACCGGCCACGTGCGTCCTCATTCCGCGCCGCGATTTCTTCGGGCTCCTCGAAGCGCACCCCACGCTCGTCCGCGGCCTGCTGCTCGGCCTGACCCACAGGCTCATCGAGCTGCAGAACCGGTTGGTCGAGCTGACGGGTGGACGTGTCGAGCCCCGATTCGCCCGGCTCTTCCTGAAGCTCGCGAAGGAATCGGGGCGCGACGAACGCGGCGGCACGTTCGTGCCCCTGGCCCTCTCGCGGCAGGAACTCGCCGACATGACCGGCACGACCATCGAGACCGCCATCCGGATCATGAGCCGCTGGGGCAAACAGCAGCTCGTGCGCACCGAAAAGGACGGGTTCGTGGTGGTCGATCTCGACCGGCTCGAGGAGCTGTCGTTCGAGTGA
- a CDS encoding putative zinc-binding metallopeptidase — protein sequence MASDDPLPPATLAGEALPVWADWPDERLLDLRLCDLKVTIEGSWLEPRLAQLDAELAARGLTFRPHFWLSDEWFTPDGMTGIAIPFYLAHPRLMKLEESQMLEVEGGTHEWCMKILRHEAGHAFDNAYCLQRRRKRQKLFGLSSEPYPEFYTPRPYSKSYVLHLDAWYAQSHPAEDFAETFAVWLTPDAQWKTRYADWPALRKLEYMDELMASIAGQAPLVPRREQLEPIAHLRQTLRTHYRQKRAKYGVNRPNFYDRDLRRLFTDAPEAAGHMTAARFLSRSRREVRRHVARWSGIHQYTVDQVFEDMIARCKQLKLRLVKSEDQTRLDFTVLLTVQTMNYLHSGRHRMAL from the coding sequence ATGGCGTCCGACGACCCGCTCCCCCCGGCGACTCTCGCAGGCGAGGCCCTGCCGGTCTGGGCCGACTGGCCCGACGAGCGGCTGCTCGACCTCCGGCTGTGCGACCTCAAGGTCACGATCGAGGGCAGCTGGCTCGAGCCGCGCCTCGCGCAGCTCGACGCGGAGCTCGCGGCTCGCGGCCTGACCTTCCGGCCCCACTTCTGGCTCTCCGACGAGTGGTTCACGCCCGACGGCATGACGGGCATCGCGATTCCGTTCTACCTCGCGCACCCGCGGCTGATGAAGCTCGAGGAGAGCCAGATGCTCGAGGTCGAGGGCGGGACGCACGAGTGGTGCATGAAAATCCTGCGCCACGAGGCCGGTCATGCCTTCGACAACGCGTATTGCCTGCAGCGGCGGCGCAAGCGGCAGAAGCTGTTCGGCCTGTCGTCGGAGCCGTACCCGGAGTTCTACACGCCGCGCCCGTACAGCAAGAGCTACGTGCTGCACCTCGATGCGTGGTACGCGCAGAGCCACCCGGCCGAGGACTTCGCCGAGACGTTTGCCGTGTGGCTCACACCCGACGCGCAATGGAAGACGCGGTATGCTGACTGGCCGGCATTGCGGAAGCTCGAGTACATGGACGAGCTGATGGCCTCGATTGCGGGGCAGGCGCCGCTCGTGCCCAGGCGCGAGCAGCTCGAGCCGATTGCGCACCTGCGTCAGACGTTGCGCACGCACTACCGGCAGAAGCGCGCGAAGTACGGCGTCAACCGCCCCAACTTCTACGACCGCGACCTGCGGCGTCTCTTCACCGACGCCCCCGAGGCCGCCGGCCACATGACCGCGGCCCGGTTCCTGTCGCGCTCGCGCCGCGAAGTGCGGCGCCACGTGGCTCGCTGGAGTGGCATTCACCAGTACACCGTCGACCAGGTGTTCGAGGACATGATCGCCCGCTGCAAACAGCTCAAGCTCCGGCTCGTCAAGTCCGAGGACCAGACGCGCCTCGATTTCACCGTGCTCCTCACCGTGCAGACCATGAACTACCTCCACAGCGGCCGCCACCGGATGGCGCTATGA
- a CDS encoding HD domain-containing protein, whose amino-acid sequence MSAETILRDLQGAVSASQLYPREHPRLAALVDRVVAEVAGHPEGRAVTVFSVDGEIVVDGQPAKGLDHLAEGLFGLLGRGGYDGLSIGHGIEAEHVHRLLEWLAQARRAPDGTRPPFEPIPHLRLFALDRRTGRPAALGFGTVSADAQPLVDTWHSILEHQECNLDPLESMVLTLARTIERHAGALIPLATLRSHDSYTVTHITNVAILAMALADVVELPAETVTDLGIAAMLHDVGKLRVPPDVLNAPGRLTDEQTALVKRHPEEGARLLLTTPGIPELAAIVAFEHHIQYDGGGYPAVPAGWKTNLASAITMVADVYDALRSDRPYRQGLEAAEIRDIMMKESGTMFAPGLLEAFFGHVVPRTTTVETT is encoded by the coding sequence ATGAGCGCTGAAACCATTCTGCGCGACCTTCAGGGCGCCGTGTCGGCCTCGCAGCTGTACCCGCGCGAACACCCCAGGCTCGCGGCGCTCGTCGATCGCGTCGTGGCCGAGGTCGCGGGACACCCCGAGGGGCGCGCGGTGACCGTGTTCAGCGTCGATGGCGAGATCGTCGTGGACGGCCAGCCGGCGAAGGGGCTGGATCACCTGGCCGAGGGGCTCTTCGGCCTGCTCGGCCGGGGCGGTTACGATGGCCTGTCGATCGGCCACGGCATCGAGGCCGAACACGTGCACCGCCTGCTCGAGTGGCTGGCCCAGGCCAGACGCGCACCCGACGGCACGAGGCCGCCCTTCGAGCCCATTCCGCACCTGCGCCTGTTCGCCCTCGACCGCCGGACCGGCCGGCCCGCAGCCCTGGGGTTCGGCACCGTGTCCGCCGATGCCCAGCCGCTCGTCGACACGTGGCACAGCATCCTCGAGCACCAGGAGTGCAACCTCGACCCGCTCGAATCGATGGTCCTGACGCTCGCCCGGACCATCGAACGCCATGCCGGAGCCCTCATCCCCCTGGCCACCCTGCGGTCGCACGACAGCTACACGGTGACCCACATTACCAACGTGGCGATCCTGGCGATGGCGCTCGCTGACGTCGTCGAGCTGCCGGCGGAGACGGTGACCGACCTGGGCATCGCCGCGATGCTGCACGACGTCGGGAAGCTGCGGGTTCCCCCCGACGTGCTGAACGCGCCGGGCCGGCTCACCGACGAACAGACGGCGCTCGTGAAGCGCCACCCGGAAGAGGGCGCCCGCCTGCTGCTGACGACGCCGGGGATCCCCGAGCTCGCCGCGATCGTGGCCTTCGAGCACCACATCCAGTACGACGGGGGCGGGTACCCCGCCGTCCCTGCGGGGTGGAAGACGAACCTCGCGAGCGCGATCACGATGGTGGCGGACGTGTACGACGCGCTGCGCAGCGACCGCCCCTACCGGCAAGGTCTCGAGGCCGCCGAGATCCGCGACATCATGATGAAGGAATCGGGCACCATGTTCGCGCCGGGGCTGCTCGAGGCCTTCTTCGGGCACGTCGTGCCGCGCACCACGACGGTCGAGACCACGTAG